The sequence ACATATGGAAGTTAATATTGGAACCTTTGCCCAAAGGCTAATCTAGTAAAAATTATTTTTAGATCTGCATGAAACTATAAAACCCCACTGAATTTTCATTCAGTGGGGTTTGGTACTAAAATTTTATAAACGCTCAAATCTACCAGTGAAGAATCTTAACACTGGAGCTTCGTAACTAAACTTCAGCCCTTTAATCTCATCTCTTCTGTTATATGTGTTAATGATTGCCTGGGCAACAAAGTCTAAATGAGCATAGCTATACACCCTTCTTGGCAAAGTAAGCCTTACTAACTCTAGTTTAGGGAAATACTCTTTACCTTCTTTGTTCCTACCTGCGGAAACATTTCCCCGTTCCATGGTTCTTACACCTGACTCAATATAAATTTCAGCAGCTAGTACCTGAGCGGGATATTCATTTTGAGGAATATGGGGCAAGAATTTTTTAGCATCTAGGAATACTGCATGACCACCTATTGGCCTTACAATGGGTATACCTGCTTCAATTAGTTTGTTGCCTAGATATTCAACCTGCTCAACTCTGTGCTTAATATAGTTAAAGTCTAATGCTTCTTTTAATCCTATGGCAAAGGCTTCCATATCACGACCACTCATACCACCGTAACTTGGCATACCTTCGTATACTACTACAAGGGCGCAAGCTTTATGGTATAAGTCCTCTTCGTTCATTGCTAGGAAACCACCAATATTAACTATTCCATCTTTCTTTCCAGACATTGTTGCACCATCAGCATAGGAGAACATCTCTTTAACTATCTCAGCTATGGTTTTATCTTGATAACCTTCTTCTTTTGTTTTAATAAAGTAGGCATTTTCAACATATCTGGTGCAGTCAAACATTACTCTTATCCCATTCTTTTGAGATAGTTCATAAACTTCTCTAAGGTTCTTCATGCTTACTGGTTGACCCCCAGCAAGGTTAACTGTAACCCCAACACATATATAAGGAATGTTTTCTGCTCCCACTTCGTTAATCAGGTTCTCGTATTTTTGTAAGTCAATGTTCCCTTTAAATGCCACATCTTCTTTGTCAGAAATATGCGCATCATCAATAACCACATCTACAAAAGTTCCACCATTCATTTCTTGATGAGCCCTTGTAGTAGTAAAGTACATATTCCCTGGAACATAGGTACCTGGCTTAACTAGTATTTGTGATAAAATATTCTCTGCACCCCTACCTTGATGGGTGGGAACAACATATTTTAATCCCATAATTTCTTGAACAGTCTCTTGTAAATGGTAGAAATTTTCACTACCTGCATAGGCCTCGTCACCCATCATAATTCCTGCCCATTGTCTGTCACTCATGGCATTTGTACCACTGTCTGTTAAAAGGTCAATATAAACATCCCTTGAGTTAAGTAAGAAAGTGTTATATCCTGCTTTTTTTATAGCTTCTAACCTTTCCTCTTTTTCTAAAATCCTCAGTGGTTCAACCATCTTCACTTTATAAGGCTCTGGCATATACTTATAATCCATTTTTCATACCTCCCATTGTAGTAATAAGGTTATAAATTTGCAAAAACCATGCCACTCATATCTTGCAATAAGAACGCCAATAGAACCCCTTTTGTAAAAGTTTTTTACAAATATGTAAGAAAGGGTTACAACTGTAAAAACTACTTACAATTGTAACCCTTTAATCTACTTATAACCTTTGTATGAGATATTCCTAATGCTTTAGCTATCTCCCTAGAAGAACTGTATATTTCACTAGCTTTCACTATATGCCTAGATTCAAGCTCATTAATAATTTCTGGCAAGTTCACGGGAAAATCTATTTTGTCACTATCACCATAAGATTTAGTATCATGAGTAGCTAAAGGATTATTAATCATTAAATTCTCTGTGTCAATAACGTCCTGGGAGAATATTAATGCCCTTTCAATCACATTTTGAAGTTCCCTAATATTTCCTGGCCAATGGTAATTCTCTAATTCATTTAAAGCCCTTTGGGTAATATGCAGATCTGTTTTTCCTGAATTTTTACCTAAAACTTTTATGAAATGCTTTATCAGTACGGATATATCTTCCTTTCTTTCTCTCAAAGGGGGTAATTGTACAGGTATGACATTTAATCTATAGTATAAATCTTCTCTAAAAGTACTTTCCTTTACCATTTCCAAAAGATTTCTGTGGGTGGCAGAAATTATTCGAACATCTACAGGTATTTCTTTCTCGCCTCCAATACGACGAAGGGCCTTTTCTTGAATTACTCTCAATATCTTAGCTTGCAGATGGACTGGTATCTCAGCAATCTCATCTAGGAATATACTGCCTCCCGTTGCTAATTCAAAAAGCCCCTGCTTTCCCGTATTACTGGCCCCTGTGAAAGCCCCTTTCTCATATCCAAAAAACTCACTCTCCAAAAGGGCGTCGGGAACAGCTGAACAGTTAACAGCAACAAAAGGACCGTTACCCCTATTACTACTAAGGTGTATTGCCCTCGCAAAAAGCTCTTTACCAGTTCCACTTTCACCCAATACCATAATATTTGCTTCTGTTTTAGATACAGATTTAGCTAACAGAATTGTGTTTTTAATTTTATCAGATTCACCTATAATATCATCAAAGCTTATCATGGAAGGACGAGCGATTGTTTGTATTAGCTTTCTAACTTCTTCCATTTCTTTAAAAATTAAAAGGGCACCCATCTTTTTACCAGAACTATTTTTAATAACCCTGACATTAAGTAATAAATTTACCTTTTTATTTCTAATTTTACTGGAAACTTCTATGTTAGATTTGTCTTGGATATCAAGCTTTGGATTGTAGTATTCCTCAGGTAAAAGCTGGTTAATGTTAAGATTCTTATCTTTGTTGGTTATATGGAATAGATGACTAGCCTTTGAGTTGTAGTACTCCATATCCCCATTTTTATTTACGGCTATAATCCCATCTCCCATGGTGTTTATAACAATCTGAAGTTCTTTTGCCACCTTTTCGGATTCCATCATATCTAGTTCAGTGACATCCGAAATTTCCTTAATTTTACTTTTAATCCAAGTTTTAAATTCATCCCAGCTTGTTCCATCCCACTCTACTTTGACTGATATATAGGGGGGCTTTATCTCCATAGTTTCAATATTCAGCTGTCTTGAGGCAAGGGCTGACAAAATCTCTTGGGCCATTCCCACCCTATTTTCCGGTACTAAAAATTTTATATTTTTATTTTCCACGGCCATTTCTCCTCTTCCAATGGGAAAACTAGTTACCCCTGATGCTATAACTAATTCCATATTTGGTTAATAAATTCCTCCAATTTATGATAATAATTAATTGCTTCTTTTTCTTACCCTCCAAAGTCCACAAAAAAACCTAAGTTTATCCCTTAGGTTTTTTTATCCATATTTGGTGGAGGTGGGGGGAATCGTGCCCCAATCCAAAGGCATTAAAAGAGACTTTGGCAGTTAATATATTGTAAACTCTGCAGCCAAATAGTACTTATCATAATCACCTGTACCTCTAAAGTCTAAAAGATCTTTCACTATACGATATTCACCAGTATCCAAACTTCCATAGATCCAGTTCCAATTAACTTCCCATTCTATATTTTCCCCATAAGCCAAATCATAACCAATATCTTCAAATCCGTAATAGCCATCTATAGGGATAGGTACCTGATACCATTTTCCATTGATTTTCTTTTCCAGGCAGAAATATTCACCATAAATACACTGATTATCAGAGTTATACTCAAATGTTACAGTCAGTCCAGTAGAGGACACTGTTCCTTCCTTTACAGTCATAGTTACATCATTAAAGTTATTGACAATATCATATGTTGTTAATTCCCAGTCAGTTGTTTCAGCAGATTGCGCAGTATTTTCTATGCCTTCAGCTGAATAACTTTCATAAGAACCTACACATCCTGACAAGGCTAATAAAGTTATAACCATACAAAATACTAAGCACATATTTCTTTTCATGTAATTTCCCTCCTCGTATAATAAGTTTATACTTGTTAGACTCCACATATATCCATAAGTTCCCCCAATATTTAAGAACTATCATTATTCTCTTTGTACAATTCCCTGCATTCTTTTTTGTGCTTATGTACAAGCAAAGTCTTATACTTTAAATTTAAAGGAGGAAAAAAGCCTACGCTACAGCGAAGGCTTTTTTCCTCTATATATTTAAGTAGTTAAGCTTAGTTCCTTTACCATGCTATATGATTTATAGCCCTTTGGATCATTCTCTTTTGTAAAAATTACCTTGTACCCTAATTTTTCATAGAATTTTTCCGCTTGAAAATCTGTTGTACCTAAATTTATGCTAAAGACATTTAACCCTTTTGCTTTTTCCTCCATTTTATACATAAGACTTTTACCGATTCCATTTCCTTTATATTCTTCACTCACTACAAGCCAACCAATATACATGGAATCTTCAGTAATACTTCCATGTACTCCCCCAGCGAATTTTTCACCATCTAATGCAACAAACATTATATTTCTTTCTTCCATTGGATAAATATTGTTATCCTTATTAAATTTATCTATTCTATCTAGCAAAATAGAATTGTATTTATCTATTTTTTCTTTAACAACCATGACCCTAATCTTAGTATTACTTTTTATATCAAAATCAGTATTCTTCAAATAAAAATAACTAGTTGTTTTCGGTGTTTTTTCTGTAATCCCTCCAATTTCAAAGCCAATATCCTTAAAATCTTCTGCTCTAGATTCAACTTCTGTATATAATTTCATACCTACGGCTTTATTTCGATAATAATCACTAACTTCTGAAATCAATCTTCTTAAAACATCAATATCCTCATAAAACATACTACCAATGCCTATCCAATCCCAAGAGTACTTTGCACACACACTTCCAACCAGTTTATCACCGTCAAAAGCATAAAAATATTCATTTGATGAATCTTTTGCACCGATACATTTATAATTATAAGCTCTTAGCTGTTTTAATAGCTCATCTTTATATTCAAAGTTTTTGTCCTCTATATATCTCACTGGTTATCCCTCCCTAAATCAATAATCCTTTTAGCTCGCAGGTGAAGCTATACTGGTTCTTACCTGCTACCCCCTCCTCCACCACCGGAAAAGCCGCCTCCTCCAAAAGAACTTGTAGAGCCACCCGTCCCAGAAATGTTCGGTGTTGTGGCACTGGTAATATGATTTGTTCTATTCATAAGATACATCATACTATAAGCATTGCAGCCGTACATTCTGGAAAATGTACCAAAGTATTCAGGTTCAAGGTTTTTCATGCTTTCCAGAACCCTCTCGCCCATATCAAACAAAGCTGCGAAAACTAGGTAATCTCCCCAAAGTTCTGTAAAAGAGTCTCCCTTTTCATTGGGCCTGTGCATTTCCATTAGATATTCCTTTAAACCCAGTATCTGAACAGCCTGATCAAAACCTGTAGCAGTAAAACGAAGAATACCCTTTGTGTCCTTTGCAGCTAAATTTAAATTAATTAACTCTCTTCTACCTTCTTTTTTCACATCTATAGCCCAGTCAGTGAGCTTATCATACAGCTCTTCAGCTGATTCTTCTACAACAGATTTCAAAAGTATACCGTCCTGATCTGCGTAGTCCATTAA comes from Alkalicella caledoniensis and encodes:
- a CDS encoding tyrosine phenol-lyase, producing the protein MDYKYMPEPYKVKMVEPLRILEKEERLEAIKKAGYNTFLLNSRDVYIDLLTDSGTNAMSDRQWAGIMMGDEAYAGSENFYHLQETVQEIMGLKYVVPTHQGRGAENILSQILVKPGTYVPGNMYFTTTRAHQEMNGGTFVDVVIDDAHISDKEDVAFKGNIDLQKYENLINEVGAENIPYICVGVTVNLAGGQPVSMKNLREVYELSQKNGIRVMFDCTRYVENAYFIKTKEEGYQDKTIAEIVKEMFSYADGATMSGKKDGIVNIGGFLAMNEEDLYHKACALVVVYEGMPSYGGMSGRDMEAFAIGLKEALDFNYIKHRVEQVEYLGNKLIEAGIPIVRPIGGHAVFLDAKKFLPHIPQNEYPAQVLAAEIYIESGVRTMERGNVSAGRNKEGKEYFPKLELVRLTLPRRVYSYAHLDFVAQAIINTYNRRDEIKGLKFSYEAPVLRFFTGRFERL
- a CDS encoding sigma-54 interaction domain-containing protein, encoding MELVIASGVTSFPIGRGEMAVENKNIKFLVPENRVGMAQEILSALASRQLNIETMEIKPPYISVKVEWDGTSWDEFKTWIKSKIKEISDVTELDMMESEKVAKELQIVINTMGDGIIAVNKNGDMEYYNSKASHLFHITNKDKNLNINQLLPEEYYNPKLDIQDKSNIEVSSKIRNKKVNLLLNVRVIKNSSGKKMGALLIFKEMEEVRKLIQTIARPSMISFDDIIGESDKIKNTILLAKSVSKTEANIMVLGESGTGKELFARAIHLSSNRGNGPFVAVNCSAVPDALLESEFFGYEKGAFTGASNTGKQGLFELATGGSIFLDEIAEIPVHLQAKILRVIQEKALRRIGGEKEIPVDVRIISATHRNLLEMVKESTFREDLYYRLNVIPVQLPPLRERKEDISVLIKHFIKVLGKNSGKTDLHITQRALNELENYHWPGNIRELQNVIERALIFSQDVIDTENLMINNPLATHDTKSYGDSDKIDFPVNLPEIINELESRHIVKASEIYSSSREIAKALGISHTKVISRLKGYNCK
- a CDS encoding immunoglobulin-like domain-containing protein, whose amino-acid sequence is MKRNMCLVFCMVITLLALSGCVGSYESYSAEGIENTAQSAETTDWELTTYDIVNNFNDVTMTVKEGTVSSTGLTVTFEYNSDNQCIYGEYFCLEKKINGKWYQVPIPIDGYYGFEDIGYDLAYGENIEWEVNWNWIYGSLDTGEYRIVKDLLDFRGTGDYDKYYLAAEFTIY
- a CDS encoding GNAT family N-acetyltransferase; this encodes MRYIEDKNFEYKDELLKQLRAYNYKCIGAKDSSNEYFYAFDGDKLVGSVCAKYSWDWIGIGSMFYEDIDVLRRLISEVSDYYRNKAVGMKLYTEVESRAEDFKDIGFEIGGITEKTPKTTSYFYLKNTDFDIKSNTKIRVMVVKEKIDKYNSILLDRIDKFNKDNNIYPMEERNIMFVALDGEKFAGGVHGSITEDSMYIGWLVVSEEYKGNGIGKSLMYKMEEKAKGLNVFSINLGTTDFQAEKFYEKLGYKVIFTKENDPKGYKSYSMVKELSLTT